One genomic window of Candidatus Margulisiibacteriota bacterium includes the following:
- a CDS encoding collagenase-like protease codes for MEKIELLAPARNLECAIAAIKCGADAVYIGAQRFSARKSAANTLEDIAALVLYAHKYWSKVYVTINTILTDAELSDAHNLIKELYAIGTDAVIIQDMGLLELDLPPIPLFASTQCNNVTIEKIQFLEKVGFSRVILARELSLDQIKEIRAHTTIKLESFVHGALCVSYSGQCYLSCAIGGRSGNRGQCAQPCRKMYSLIDATGKELAAKKHLLSLKDYNASDYLEELLAAGITSFKIEGRLKDVGYTKNIVRYYREKIDGFLDNKHYKKASSGTSQANFVPAPSKTFNRGYTDYFLKGRTTAIHSPDTPKSIGEYIGKVCDLRRNSIIIDSDKKLHNGDGICFFDDNGQLGGTLITRVEDPQVMPQSMSDIKIGTAIYRNADIEFENILKSAKIERKINVSFTLKEKDTQLQLSVIDEDGTEAAYAIEMPVSVAQNPQVIQQKIKEQLQKLGDTIFRATEIDLGIDPRTFIPISAINEMRRQVISQLILARETAYPVITEQRKPNNVPYPEKSLDYRGNVFNESANTFYIRHGVEQIDPAAETGIPMAGKRVMTTKLCLKYQLGLCSKQGNKVNYEEPLFLVDEMKKKYQLHFNCERCEMELYFSERVQ; via the coding sequence ATGGAAAAGATTGAACTCCTGGCTCCGGCCAGAAACCTTGAATGCGCAATCGCGGCAATTAAATGCGGTGCAGATGCTGTCTACATCGGAGCGCAGCGATTCAGCGCACGGAAGTCGGCTGCAAATACACTGGAAGATATCGCTGCACTGGTTCTTTATGCTCATAAGTACTGGTCAAAAGTCTATGTAACGATTAACACTATCCTTACCGATGCTGAGCTTTCCGACGCGCACAACCTGATAAAAGAGCTTTACGCTATTGGAACAGACGCAGTTATTATTCAGGATATGGGGTTGCTGGAATTGGACCTGCCCCCTATTCCGTTGTTTGCGAGTACGCAGTGTAATAATGTTACTATAGAGAAAATCCAGTTCCTGGAAAAAGTTGGCTTTTCCAGAGTGATACTTGCCCGTGAATTGTCCCTTGATCAGATAAAAGAAATAAGAGCTCATACGACCATCAAGCTGGAATCGTTCGTACATGGCGCGCTATGTGTCAGTTATAGCGGGCAATGTTACTTAAGCTGCGCTATCGGCGGAAGAAGCGGTAATCGGGGACAGTGTGCGCAACCTTGCCGCAAGATGTACTCCCTCATCGATGCAACCGGAAAAGAGCTGGCTGCAAAAAAGCATCTGCTTTCTCTCAAGGATTATAACGCTTCTGATTATCTGGAAGAGCTTCTTGCAGCCGGAATCACCTCCTTCAAAATAGAAGGACGGCTTAAAGATGTCGGCTATACAAAAAATATTGTACGGTACTACCGGGAGAAAATAGATGGTTTTCTGGATAACAAACACTATAAAAAAGCCTCCAGCGGAACAAGCCAGGCAAACTTCGTACCAGCCCCCAGCAAAACATTTAATCGCGGCTATACCGATTATTTCTTAAAAGGCCGAACAACAGCTATTCACTCGCCTGATACCCCCAAATCGATAGGGGAATATATAGGAAAAGTGTGTGATCTTCGGAGAAATTCGATCATTATCGATTCTGATAAAAAGCTGCATAACGGCGATGGCATATGCTTTTTTGACGATAACGGACAGCTCGGTGGAACCCTGATTACCAGAGTCGAGGATCCACAGGTTATGCCTCAGTCCATGAGTGATATTAAGATTGGCACGGCAATCTACCGCAATGCCGATATTGAATTCGAAAATATCCTTAAATCAGCAAAAATAGAAAGAAAAATAAATGTATCTTTCACTCTTAAAGAAAAAGACACACAACTGCAGTTATCTGTCATAGATGAAGACGGGACTGAAGCCGCATACGCTATTGAGATGCCGGTTTCGGTTGCCCAGAACCCGCAGGTAATTCAGCAGAAAATAAAAGAACAATTGCAAAAGCTCGGAGATACAATATTTCGAGCTACTGAAATCGACCTTGGAATTGATCCCCGGACCTTTATTCCGATTAGTGCAATTAATGAAATGCGCAGACAAGTTATCTCACAGTTAATACTCGCACGAGAGACCGCTTATCCGGTGATCACGGAACAACGGAAGCCGAATAATGTGCCATACCCAGAAAAGAGCCTCGATTATCGTGGCAATGTGTTCAATGAAAGCGCGAACACATTCTATATACGCCACGGGGTTGAACAGATTGATCCGGCAGCGGAAACGGGCATCCCGATGGCAGGAAAGCGCGTCATGACAACTAAGCTTTGCCTGAAATATCAACTGGGGTTATGTTCGAAACAAGGGAATAAGGTCAACTATGAAGAGCCATTATTCCTGGTTGATGAGATGAAAAAAAAGTATCAGTTGCATTTTAATTGTGAACGCTGTGAAATGGAGCTCTACTTTAGTGAGCGTGTTCAGTGA
- a CDS encoding RimK family alpha-L-glutamate ligase: MQILVVVNNPKDWPIDIPGVVVISAREYLRKDDFSEFNRTRVFNLCRSYQYQSIGYYVSLLAAARAHKPLPEISNILDMNSQPVIRFISDELDQLIQKSLRHIKSTKFTISIYFARTVAKIYERLSVQLFYVFQAPLLRASFVCSNNKWHLQTIKPLSVSDIPEHHREFIVFAAREYFDNRRCNRPRREFYRYDIAILANSQEKDSPSNPKAMQKFLRAAKTVGLEPEIIGKNDLGRIAQFDALFIRETTKVNHHTYKFSRQAERDGLVLVDDPESILRCTNKVYLSELLKRHKINTPKTVILHNANVSPVKHQLGFPCVLKLPDSSFSLGVIKVDDEREFKEKVKLMLEESDMIIAQEFLPTTFDWRVGVLDRQPLYVCKYYMADKHWQIVKRTSSGRSIYGDFETLAVEDSPKEVVSIALKAANLIGDGLYGVDIKQIEGKLYVIEINDNPTIDSGVEDAVIKAEMYLKIMKVFLKRIEYRKHGLSGT; this comes from the coding sequence ATGCAGATATTAGTTGTTGTTAACAATCCTAAAGATTGGCCGATAGATATTCCTGGAGTTGTAGTTATTTCTGCAAGGGAATACTTGCGCAAGGATGATTTCAGTGAGTTTAACCGGACGAGGGTTTTTAATCTTTGCCGATCATATCAATACCAGAGTATCGGTTACTATGTCTCGTTGTTAGCTGCAGCGCGTGCGCATAAGCCATTACCTGAGATCAGCAATATCCTTGATATGAATTCACAGCCGGTAATACGCTTTATTTCAGATGAACTTGACCAACTTATCCAGAAGAGCTTGCGGCATATTAAATCAACTAAATTTACGATCAGTATTTATTTTGCAAGGACTGTTGCTAAGATATATGAACGTTTAAGCGTTCAACTTTTTTATGTATTTCAAGCGCCGCTTTTGCGTGCCAGTTTTGTTTGCAGTAATAATAAGTGGCATCTTCAAACTATTAAACCTTTATCGGTGAGTGATATTCCTGAGCACCATCGTGAATTCATTGTCTTTGCCGCAAGGGAGTATTTCGATAATCGCCGCTGTAATCGGCCAAGAAGAGAATTCTATCGGTATGATATAGCGATACTTGCTAATTCCCAAGAGAAGGATAGTCCATCAAACCCCAAGGCTATGCAAAAATTCTTGAGAGCTGCAAAAACAGTGGGATTGGAACCGGAAATTATTGGAAAAAATGATCTGGGAAGGATTGCTCAGTTTGATGCCCTTTTTATTCGGGAAACGACGAAGGTAAACCATCATACCTATAAGTTTTCGCGACAGGCGGAGAGAGATGGTCTGGTGCTTGTTGACGATCCTGAGTCGATATTGCGCTGTACGAACAAGGTTTACCTGTCTGAGCTATTAAAACGGCATAAAATTAACACACCAAAGACTGTCATTCTTCATAATGCGAATGTCTCCCCGGTCAAACATCAGCTCGGGTTTCCCTGTGTGCTGAAATTGCCTGATAGCTCTTTTTCTCTGGGGGTAATAAAAGTTGACGATGAGAGAGAATTTAAAGAAAAAGTGAAGTTGATGCTTGAGGAATCGGATATGATAATCGCGCAGGAGTTTTTGCCTACAACGTTTGATTGGCGGGTTGGGGTCCTTGATCGACAGCCGTTATATGTATGCAAATACTATATGGCTGATAAACACTGGCAGATTGTTAAGCGTACTTCTTCCGGGCGAAGTATTTATGGTGATTTCGAAACCTTAGCTGTTGAGGATTCGCCAAAAGAGGTGGTGAGTATTGCACTGAAAGCGGCGAATCTCATCGGAGATGGGCTGTATGGTGTGGATATCAAGCAGATCGAGGGTAAGCTGTATGTCATTGAAATTAACGATAATCCGACGATTGATTCCGGTGTCGAAGATGCCGTCATCAAAGCGGAAATGTATTTAAAAATTATGAAAGTTTTCCTTAAACGAATTGAGTACAGAAAACATGGTTTAAGCGGGACATAG
- the bioD gene encoding dethiobiotin synthase, which produces MGKAFFITATDTEVGKTLVGAGLCRAFCKLGLNVGCCKPVATGESISSDAIRLQEASRSTDLMGVINPVLLKYPLAPMSSAELQNETIDIPDLLSRIKRIIQSHDISIIEGVGGIMVPLAENYLVLDLIADLGLQTIVVSPARLGTINHTLMTTTLLQQRGIEVTGIIYNLCLDDDMTTDSSYQLINRLAKVPVIAKISYNKAYQKSYDQLANLLDKEINTRKLFETCKPYGL; this is translated from the coding sequence ATGGGGAAAGCTTTTTTTATTACAGCTACGGATACGGAAGTTGGAAAGACATTGGTCGGGGCAGGATTATGCCGGGCATTCTGTAAGCTGGGGCTTAATGTCGGATGTTGTAAGCCTGTAGCTACCGGTGAATCAATTTCTTCTGATGCTATCCGGTTGCAAGAGGCATCAAGGTCCACTGACCTTATGGGCGTAATCAATCCCGTCCTTCTTAAATATCCGCTGGCTCCAATGAGTTCTGCAGAACTCCAGAATGAAACAATAGATATCCCCGATTTGCTTTCCCGAATTAAGCGTATTATTCAATCCCATGATATCAGCATCATTGAAGGAGTCGGAGGTATTATGGTACCGCTTGCCGAGAATTATCTGGTACTTGATCTTATTGCGGACCTTGGATTGCAGACTATCGTGGTTTCACCTGCCCGATTGGGTACGATAAACCACACCCTTATGACGACGACCTTACTACAACAGCGCGGCATCGAGGTTACGGGTATTATTTATAACTTATGTCTTGATGACGATATGACAACGGATAGCAGTTATCAGTTGATAAATCGGCTGGCGAAGGTTCCTGTCATCGCTAAAATAAGTTATAATAAAGCGTATCAAAAAAGTTACGATCAACTGGCTAACTTGTTAGATAAAGAAATCAATACAAGGAAACTTTTCGAGACGTGTAAACCCTATGGACTATAA
- a CDS encoding 8-amino-7-oxononanoate synthase: MEEIHSRLALLKQANLLRTTKEIVKKKLNAIEIDGVAYLNFCSNDYLGLSGHKGALEAAKQALDDFGAGATASRLICGTTSLHVATERLLARLKKREAALLFPTGYMANLALFTAITTPKDAIVIDRLAHASIVDAVKLSAARLLVFEHNSPADLDRILTKYRGRYDNLYVATEAVFSMDGDIAPLPELISVCEKHKARLIIDEAHSTGVLGKTGKGIEEYYASTEGSPIIMGTCSKALGVQGGFICSSQELIDYMVSTARPFIYTTGIAPALCGAIAANIEFLFANALYIDQYHKKLKFFRKLIKALDIPVSHSESAIFPLVIGDTGKALAFAECLKENHILALAIREPTVPPNTARIRIAINAAHTCEEIEFLAKTLVTVCKKYTIASVQ, translated from the coding sequence ATGGAAGAGATCCATAGCCGGCTTGCCTTGCTAAAGCAAGCCAATCTTCTCAGAACAACCAAAGAAATAGTTAAAAAAAAATTAAATGCTATTGAGATAGACGGTGTTGCCTATCTTAATTTTTGTTCAAATGATTATCTGGGCCTTTCCGGGCATAAAGGCGCGCTTGAGGCAGCAAAGCAAGCCCTTGATGATTTCGGGGCCGGGGCAACTGCTTCCAGGCTTATCTGTGGGACAACCTCGCTTCATGTGGCTACCGAAAGATTGCTTGCCCGGTTGAAGAAGCGTGAGGCTGCTTTATTGTTCCCGACCGGGTATATGGCGAACCTGGCACTTTTTACTGCAATAACTACCCCCAAAGATGCGATTGTCATCGACCGGCTGGCGCATGCCAGTATCGTTGATGCAGTCAAACTCTCTGCCGCTAGGCTGCTTGTTTTTGAGCATAATTCCCCGGCAGATTTAGACCGTATTCTTACAAAATACCGGGGCCGGTATGACAATCTCTATGTTGCTACCGAAGCTGTATTCAGCATGGATGGGGATATTGCCCCATTGCCTGAGCTAATTTCAGTTTGCGAAAAACATAAAGCCCGACTGATTATCGATGAGGCCCATTCTACCGGAGTGCTCGGGAAAACGGGGAAGGGGATCGAAGAGTATTATGCTTCTACAGAGGGAAGTCCCATAATCATGGGAACCTGTTCCAAAGCACTTGGCGTTCAGGGCGGGTTTATCTGCTCGTCACAGGAACTGATTGATTATATGGTTTCTACTGCCAGACCGTTTATCTATACAACCGGAATTGCTCCGGCATTATGTGGTGCAATAGCTGCGAATATAGAATTTTTATTTGCCAATGCTTTGTACATTGACCAGTATCATAAGAAACTTAAATTTTTCAGGAAATTAATTAAAGCACTCGATATCCCGGTTTCTCATTCAGAGAGTGCTATATTTCCTTTGGTTATCGGGGATACCGGGAAGGCACTAGCGTTTGCTGAGTGTTTAAAAGAAAATCATATTCTTGCGCTGGCCATTCGTGAACCTACGGTACCGCCGAATACTGCGAGAATTAGAATCGCTATCAATGCAGCACATACCTGCGAAGAGATAGAATTCCTGGCGAAAACGCTTGTAACTGTTTGCAAAAAATATACTATCGCATCAGTGCAATAA
- the bioB gene encoding biotin synthase BioB produces the protein MDFLSLADKVINGYQISLEEAELLINCSDAEVFLLTSAANKIKSHFFGNKVKLCSLVNAKSGSCSENCSFCAQSAHFNTDVAEFPLVSQSEIISEAERAAKHGATCFSVVTSGRGAADKNDFDAITNGIKGVTENVSLKSCASLGILTKAQLLALKAAGLKRFHHNLETARSFFPAICTTHEYEDRVQTVKDAKEIGLEVCSGGIFGLGETSFQRIELAFTLRELNVDSVPINILHPIPGTKAADAPSLKPLEALKLIAAYRFVFPRIDVGVLGGRESRMGDLQSFVLVSGANVILLGNYLTTQGRPAQKDLEMICNLGLEVS, from the coding sequence ATGGATTTCTTATCATTGGCTGATAAAGTAATAAATGGCTATCAGATTTCACTGGAAGAGGCTGAATTACTTATCAACTGTTCTGACGCAGAGGTGTTTCTGCTTACTTCGGCAGCCAATAAAATCAAATCTCATTTTTTCGGTAATAAAGTTAAGCTGTGTTCTCTGGTCAATGCTAAATCCGGCTCGTGCTCGGAGAATTGCAGCTTCTGCGCCCAGTCTGCGCATTTCAATACTGATGTTGCTGAATTCCCTCTAGTCTCTCAATCGGAGATTATTTCCGAGGCGGAGAGAGCTGCGAAGCATGGAGCTACGTGTTTTTCCGTTGTTACGAGCGGTCGCGGAGCCGCAGATAAAAACGATTTTGACGCTATCACCAATGGGATTAAGGGCGTCACTGAAAATGTCTCATTAAAATCCTGTGCTTCTCTCGGGATTCTAACAAAGGCACAGCTTCTAGCACTCAAGGCTGCCGGTTTAAAACGGTTTCATCATAATCTTGAAACTGCCCGCAGTTTCTTTCCCGCGATTTGTACAACTCATGAGTACGAAGATCGGGTTCAAACAGTTAAGGATGCAAAAGAAATTGGCCTTGAAGTATGCAGTGGCGGAATCTTTGGATTGGGAGAGACCTCTTTTCAACGGATTGAGCTGGCGTTCACACTCAGGGAACTGAATGTCGATTCTGTTCCCATCAATATTCTTCATCCGATCCCGGGAACGAAAGCTGCTGATGCGCCTTCGCTCAAGCCGCTTGAAGCACTCAAACTTATTGCTGCCTATCGGTTTGTTTTTCCCCGAATAGATGTCGGTGTTCTTGGAGGCCGGGAATCCCGTATGGGAGATCTCCAGTCATTTGTGCTGGTTTCGGGCGCGAATGTGATCTTGCTGGGAAATTATCTTACGACTCAGGGCCGACCGGCTCAAAAAGATCTGGAAATGATCTGTAATCTCGGACTAGAGGTTTCTTAA
- the bioA gene encoding adenosylmethionine--8-amino-7-oxononanoate transaminase, producing MDYKQLEALDKQYLWHPFTQMQDWLAQEPIIMAQGMGNYLFDVNGKKYLDAISSLWVNIHGHNRVEINEAIIRQVQTVSHSTLLGFANVPSILLAEKLVAIVPGDLVKVFYSDSGSTSVEIALKIAFQYWQQIATPQRNKTKFISFKNAYHGDTIGSVSVGGMDDFHETYKQLLFETYEAPYPYCYRCDSSESRCSNTCFYKLETIMKEHHEEIAGLIIEPRIQGASGMITSPPGFLKQVETLCREYGILLIVDEVATGFGRTGKMFSCEHEGVSPDIMCVAKGLTGGYLPLAATLTTEAVYQAFLGEYNEKKTFFHGHSYTGNQLACSAALASLDLFEKDRVIEKLQNKIALLTSLLVPFRDLCHVGDIRQQGLMVGIELVLDKRSKQAYGWNERTGISVCKDMLDKGFLLRPLGNVIVLVPPLSIAEEEIADLLENLKQSIIKVTGI from the coding sequence ATGGACTATAAACAATTAGAAGCACTTGATAAACAGTACCTCTGGCATCCTTTTACCCAAATGCAAGACTGGTTGGCACAAGAACCAATTATAATGGCACAGGGAATGGGAAACTATTTATTTGATGTTAACGGGAAAAAATATCTGGATGCGATTTCTTCCTTGTGGGTAAATATTCACGGCCATAACCGCGTAGAAATAAATGAGGCAATTATCAGGCAAGTCCAAACCGTCAGCCATTCGACGTTGCTGGGATTTGCCAATGTTCCCTCAATCCTTCTGGCAGAAAAGCTTGTTGCGATTGTTCCTGGGGACCTTGTGAAAGTTTTTTATTCCGATAGCGGTTCTACGTCAGTCGAGATCGCACTTAAAATAGCCTTCCAATATTGGCAGCAGATCGCTACTCCCCAAAGAAACAAAACAAAATTCATTTCCTTCAAAAACGCTTATCATGGAGACACTATAGGCTCGGTCAGTGTAGGGGGCATGGACGATTTTCATGAAACATATAAACAGCTATTATTCGAAACCTATGAGGCCCCTTATCCGTATTGTTATCGCTGCGACAGCTCTGAAAGCCGATGCAGCAATACTTGCTTTTATAAGCTGGAAACCATCATGAAGGAACATCACGAGGAGATTGCCGGTCTCATTATCGAACCCCGTATTCAAGGCGCTTCCGGGATGATTACGTCTCCTCCAGGATTCCTTAAACAAGTCGAAACACTGTGCCGTGAATATGGAATCTTACTTATTGTCGATGAAGTGGCTACCGGGTTTGGCCGTACAGGAAAAATGTTTTCCTGTGAGCATGAAGGTGTCTCTCCTGATATCATGTGTGTTGCCAAGGGATTGACCGGTGGTTATTTGCCGTTGGCTGCGACCCTAACCACGGAGGCTGTTTATCAGGCATTTTTAGGTGAGTATAATGAGAAGAAGACTTTCTTTCACGGGCATTCGTATACCGGAAATCAGCTGGCGTGCAGTGCGGCCCTAGCTAGCCTGGATCTCTTTGAGAAAGATCGGGTTATCGAGAAACTTCAAAACAAAATTGCATTGCTTACTTCTTTGTTAGTTCCTTTTCGTGATTTGTGTCATGTCGGGGATATCCGTCAGCAGGGATTAATGGTGGGGATAGAACTGGTCCTTGATAAACGTAGCAAACAAGCCTATGGGTGGAACGAGAGGACTGGAATTAGTGTTTGCAAAGATATGCTTGATAAAGGGTTCCTGTTACGCCCGCTCGGGAATGTTATAGTTCTCGTACCTCCATTAAGTATTGCTGAAGAGGAAATAGCTGATCTTCTTGAAAACTTGAAGCAGTCTATTATTAAAGTTACCGGGATTTAG
- a CDS encoding PLP-dependent aminotransferase family protein produces the protein MNHHFSRRMNNAHKSFIREILKVGENPSVISFAGGLPNPDLFPIKEIQEACNKVLTTGGADALQYSTTEGYLPLREYIAGRYLKRFGLTVDPAEILITNGSQQGLDLLGKIFIDEGDNLIIEQPGYLGAIQAFTAYTPNFFPVPLNEDGIDIATFSETVATAKAKFFYCVPNFQNPSGITYTKECREQVARILDKSDTLLIEDDPYGELRFIGEPSPTFRSYLGTKAIILGTFSKIVVPSFRLGWVYAPKRIMEKLIIAKQGTDLHTNYFSQKIVSQYLQDYNIDDHIEKIKVVYKKHRDTMIRMIEQHFPSEIEYTKPEGGMFLWVTLPAGLTSMALFERALTKDVAFVPGNPFFVNTKGNNTLRLNYSNANEEMIEKGIKKLGEAIKELITSQAKTLCPA, from the coding sequence ATGAACCACCATTTTTCACGAAGAATGAATAACGCTCACAAATCATTTATTCGGGAAATATTAAAGGTAGGCGAGAATCCTTCCGTAATTTCGTTTGCAGGAGGGCTTCCTAATCCTGACCTTTTTCCCATAAAAGAAATACAGGAAGCGTGCAATAAGGTACTTACAACCGGCGGTGCCGATGCCCTGCAATACAGCACAACCGAAGGATATCTGCCGCTCAGGGAATACATAGCCGGACGCTACCTAAAACGCTTCGGGCTTACAGTTGACCCTGCCGAAATACTTATAACGAACGGTTCCCAGCAAGGCTTGGACTTGCTGGGGAAAATATTTATCGATGAAGGAGACAATCTCATTATCGAACAGCCGGGATATCTGGGGGCAATTCAGGCATTTACGGCGTATACCCCTAATTTCTTCCCGGTTCCGCTTAATGAAGATGGCATAGATATCGCAACTTTCTCTGAAACAGTAGCAACCGCCAAAGCCAAGTTTTTTTACTGTGTTCCGAATTTCCAGAATCCTTCCGGGATAACCTATACGAAAGAATGCCGGGAACAGGTAGCCCGCATACTCGACAAATCAGACACACTCCTGATCGAAGACGATCCTTATGGAGAACTGCGGTTCATTGGGGAACCCAGCCCTACGTTCAGAAGCTATTTAGGAACTAAAGCAATAATTTTAGGAACCTTTTCAAAAATCGTTGTACCATCATTTCGGCTTGGCTGGGTCTATGCTCCCAAACGGATCATGGAAAAGCTTATCATCGCGAAACAAGGAACGGATCTCCATACGAATTACTTTTCACAAAAGATAGTGTCCCAGTATTTACAAGACTATAACATTGATGATCATATAGAAAAAATTAAAGTAGTTTACAAAAAACATCGCGATACAATGATCCGAATGATCGAACAGCATTTCCCGTCAGAAATAGAATATACCAAACCTGAAGGCGGCATGTTCTTATGGGTCACATTGCCGGCAGGACTTACTTCGATGGCGCTGTTTGAGAGAGCATTAACAAAGGATGTCGCCTTTGTTCCCGGAAATCCGTTTTTTGTAAATACCAAAGGGAACAACACGTTACGGCTGAATTATTCGAATGCTAATGAAGAAATGATAGAAAAAGGCATAAAAAAGCTAGGAGAAGCCATAAAGGAACTCATAACAAGTCAGGCAAAAACTCTATGTCCCGCTTAA